A genomic window from Ignavibacteria bacterium includes:
- a CDS encoding T9SS type A sorting domain-containing protein produces the protein MIMKFTFTILIVISIISTKTIFTQWLPDVRLTNDTNISQTSIHANCIANSGNFVHVVWEDTRDGNSEIYYKRSIDVGTNWEADTRLTNDPQNSASPSIAVNGSQIYIVWAERRNNNDEIYFKSSTNAGLDWGVDTRLTNSAYISQQPCIKVYNTNIHVLWIDNRDGNNEVYYKRSTNSGLNWGNDIRLTNNSASSYQQSFTVNATTLHVTWTDNRDGINGEIYYKKSTNNGTTWGSDIRLTNHTSSSQYSTVSHSGQYIYVAWDDYRSSNYEIYYKISSDDGESWGTDTRLTNTVASRKPFIEVSGNALHIVFSKSTSGHTDVCYKRSTDSGINWDPDLFLTNNLLSSDNTSLSVSNSTLNILWTDLRHGNGEIYYKKNPTANPIGIIPISNEIPGDFELMQNFPNPFNPVTNINFDLPKTDLVKIIVTDITGKEVEVLVNEVLNPGVYSINWNAESHASGIYFYRIITPDFSDIKKMILLK, from the coding sequence ATGATAATGAAATTTACTTTTACAATATTAATTGTTATTTCTATTATTTCAACAAAAACTATATTTACACAATGGTTGCCTGATGTTCGTTTAACTAATGACACAAATATTTCCCAAACTTCAATACATGCAAACTGTATTGCAAATAGTGGAAATTTTGTACATGTCGTCTGGGAAGATACGAGAGATGGAAATTCAGAGATATATTATAAGAGATCCATTGATGTTGGAACAAATTGGGAAGCAGATACCAGATTAACTAATGATCCGCAAAATTCTGCGTCACCTTCAATTGCGGTAAACGGTTCGCAAATATACATCGTGTGGGCTGAAAGGCGGAATAACAATGACGAAATATATTTCAAAAGTTCAACAAATGCCGGTTTGGACTGGGGAGTTGATACAAGATTAACCAATAGTGCTTATATTTCACAACAACCTTGTATTAAAGTATATAACACAAATATACATGTTTTGTGGATAGACAATAGGGACGGCAACAATGAAGTTTATTATAAAAGGTCCACAAATTCAGGACTAAATTGGGGAAATGATATAAGATTAACAAATAATTCAGCTTCTTCATACCAACAAAGTTTTACCGTAAATGCAACAACCCTACATGTTACATGGACTGATAACAGAGATGGTATTAATGGAGAAATATATTATAAAAAGTCAACTAACAATGGAACAACATGGGGATCTGATATCAGATTAACAAATCACACCAGCAGTTCTCAATATTCAACTGTTTCCCATTCGGGTCAATATATTTATGTAGCTTGGGATGACTATAGAAGTTCAAATTATGAAATATATTATAAAATTTCTTCAGATGACGGTGAAAGTTGGGGAACCGATACGAGACTTACAAATACAGTTGCGTCACGAAAACCTTTTATTGAGGTTTCAGGAAATGCGCTGCATATAGTTTTTTCAAAATCTACTTCTGGACATACTGATGTATGTTACAAGCGTTCTACGGACTCTGGTATAAATTGGGATCCAGATTTATTCCTGACTAATAATCTTTTAAGTTCTGATAACACTTCATTATCTGTATCAAATTCTACATTAAATATTCTGTGGACTGATTTACGACATGGCAATGGCGAAATTTATTACAAAAAGAATCCAACAGCTAACCCAATTGGAATTATACCAATATCAAATGAAATACCAGGTGATTTTGAATTAATGCAGAATTTTCCCAATCCTTTTAATCCTGTAACTAATATTAATTTTGATTTACCTAAAACTGATTTGGTAAAAATAATTGTCACAGATATAACCGGAAAAGAAGTTGAGGTTTTAGTTAATGAAGTACTTAACCCTGGAGTATATTCCATAAATTGGAATGCCGAAAGCCATGCAAGTGGTATATATTTTTACCGGATAATTACACCGGACTTTTCAGATATAAAGAAAATGATACTTCTAAAATAG
- a CDS encoding T9SS type A sorting domain-containing protein translates to MKAMDPRNNSIRQISAILLVFVFLFSAGTVTASNSDNRAAGATTLSALLTSEELSSATDLSVASNTLFSFSIPKNDYVRFSVFSTNGNEISVLINENKKAGEFSADLNKAKLTKGIYYYRLVIGNYKEIRRLNIIK, encoded by the coding sequence ATGAAAGCAATGGATCCCCGAAATAATTCTATAAGACAAATTTCAGCAATTTTGCTGGTATTTGTTTTTTTATTTTCCGCCGGAACTGTAACAGCATCAAATTCTGATAACAGGGCAGCCGGAGCCACAACACTTTCAGCTTTATTAACCTCTGAAGAATTATCTTCAGCTACTGATCTCTCAGTGGCATCAAATACACTGTTCAGTTTTTCAATTCCTAAAAATGATTACGTAAGGTTTTCAGTTTTCAGCACGAACGGAAATGAAATATCCGTTCTGATAAATGAAAATAAAAAAGCCGGTGAATTTTCTGCGGATCTTAACAAGGCAAAACTGACCAAAGGCATTTATTATTACCGCCTGGTTATTGGAAATTACAAAGAAATAAGAAGATTGAATATTATTAAATAA